The following coding sequences are from one Pelagovum sp. HNIBRBA483 window:
- a CDS encoding ribbon-helix-helix domain-containing protein encodes MSTDRPVKHSLTLRGHRTSVSLEDPFWKAFREIADQQQTPINELAAQIDESRGDIGLASAIRLFVLEHYRSAAATRAE; translated from the coding sequence ATGAGCACGGACCGCCCCGTTAAACACTCCCTAACCCTGCGCGGGCATCGTACCAGTGTCTCGTTGGAAGACCCGTTCTGGAAAGCGTTTCGCGAAATCGCTGACCAGCAGCAGACCCCGATTAACGAACTTGCTGCCCAGATCGACGAATCTCGCGGTGACATCGGCCTCGCCTCCGCGATCCGACTTTTTGTATTGGAGCATTATCGCAGTGCCGCCGCTACCCGCGCGGAGTGA
- a CDS encoding DUF4169 family protein has product MSAPINLNKVRKQKAREERVAKANENAVAFGRTKAERLLDVARAEQAKKRLDNLKFEDE; this is encoded by the coding sequence ATGTCCGCTCCGATCAATCTCAACAAAGTTCGCAAACAAAAAGCCCGCGAAGAGCGGGTTGCCAAAGCGAATGAGAATGCAGTCGCCTTCGGGCGGACAAAAGCCGAAAGATTGCTCGATGTCGCCCGCGCCGAACAGGCCAAGAAGCGGCTCGACAATCTAAAGTTCGAAGACGAATGA